The region CTTCCAGATCAGCGAGGCCGCCGAACTGCTCGGCGTCAGCGCCGACACCGTGCGCCGCTGGGTCGACGCCGGCCGCCTCGGCGCCTCCCGCGACGCCTCCGGCCGCCGCCTCCTCGACGGGGCCGACCTGGCCGCCTTCATGCGCGAGGGGTCCCACCAGGACCCCGACCGCCACCGTTCCTCCGCGCGCAACCGCTTCCACGGACTGGTCACCGGGATCGTCCGCGACACCGTCATGGCGCAGGTGGAGGTCCAGGCGGGGCCGCACCGCATCGTCTCGCTGATGAGCCGCGAGGCCGCCGACGAACTCGGCCTGGAGGTCGGCGCCACCGCCACGGCCGTGGTCAAGTCCACGAACGTGATCGTCGAGACGAGCGGAGACCGCCATGCGTGACACCCCCCTGCGGCTCGTCGCGGCGCTGGCCGCGGCGGCCCTCGCCCTCACCGCCTGCGCGGACCGCGACACCGGGCCCGGACCGGCGGGCCC is a window of Nocardiopsis changdeensis DNA encoding:
- a CDS encoding TOBE domain-containing protein, translating into MPTFQISEAAELLGVSADTVRRWVDAGRLGASRDASGRRLLDGADLAAFMREGSHQDPDRHRSSARNRFHGLVTGIVRDTVMAQVEVQAGPHRIVSLMSREAADELGLEVGATATAVVKSTNVIVETSGDRHA